In Bacteroidales bacterium, the following are encoded in one genomic region:
- a CDS encoding glycosyltransferase family 2 protein: MDLSVIIPLYNEQDSLSELASWITSALRDRKLSYEVLFIDDGSTDRSWEIIERLSTGDEHFKGIRFRRNYGKSAALNQGFQACSGDVVITMDADLQDSPDEIPALYAMIATQGYDLVSGWKKRRYDPFIKRMSSRLYNWTTRRMSGLKLHDMNCGLKAYHKDVIKNIEVHGDMHRYIPVIAYWAGFRRIGEKVVAHRKRKYGVTKFGVDRFMKGYLDLLSITFVSRFGRRPMHLFGTIGTIMFVVGLLAAIYLGAQKIYNLNHGIRSMLIADSPYFFISLAAMIIGTQLFLTGFLAEMLSRSTSEKKTYLIKEKTGYTDKS; encoded by the coding sequence ATGGACCTGTCAGTCATCATCCCTCTTTACAACGAACAGGACTCGTTAAGCGAGCTGGCCTCCTGGATCACCTCAGCGCTCCGGGACCGAAAACTTTCTTACGAGGTCCTGTTCATAGATGACGGGAGCACGGACCGGTCCTGGGAGATCATCGAGCGGCTCAGCACCGGCGATGAACATTTCAAAGGGATCCGGTTCCGGCGGAATTATGGTAAGTCAGCCGCACTGAATCAGGGATTCCAGGCATGTTCGGGCGATGTGGTCATAACGATGGATGCTGATCTGCAGGACTCTCCCGATGAGATTCCGGCGTTATACGCCATGATTGCGACCCAGGGGTACGATCTGGTTTCCGGGTGGAAAAAGCGGAGATATGATCCTTTCATAAAACGGATGTCATCCAGGCTATACAATTGGACCACGCGGAGAATGTCGGGATTGAAACTGCATGATATGAACTGCGGACTGAAAGCGTATCATAAGGACGTGATCAAGAACATTGAAGTTCATGGTGACATGCACCGGTATATTCCGGTCATTGCCTACTGGGCTGGATTTCGCAGGATAGGGGAGAAGGTGGTGGCTCATCGCAAACGAAAGTATGGGGTAACCAAATTCGGCGTGGATCGTTTCATGAAAGGTTACCTCGACCTGCTTTCCATAACGTTTGTATCACGGTTTGGACGCAGACCCATGCACCTGTTCGGAACCATCGGAACGATCATGTTCGTGGTTGGTTTGCTGGCAGCCATCTATCTTGGAGCCCAGAAGATCTATAACCTGAACCATGGCATCCGGTCCATGCTGATCGCCGACAGTCCCTATTTTTTCATTTCTCTGGCCGCCATGATCATCGGAACTCAGTTGTTTCTGACCGGTTTTCTTGCGGAGATGCTTTCAAGAAGTACCAGCGAAAAAAAAACTTACCTGATTAAAGAAAAAACCGGTTATACGGATAAATCGTAG
- a CDS encoding DUF4199 domain-containing protein, whose protein sequence is METQPRSLLVHSLIYGLILGALLIVVSLIYYILDVNMFGLGFIFLNLFIMLAVVIVVMLLGAKSFRDKYLGGKIDFKQCFFIGLIIGLVGFIISVLYNFIFMSYIEPGMMEESVNQFIEKWGDKMTEEQLDDAINKMQSRLTPASQIRSGATSGIIMSVLFSLIVSLFVKKDTAASDLT, encoded by the coding sequence ATGGAAACACAACCCCGCTCTTTGCTTGTTCATTCCCTGATCTATGGTCTGATCCTGGGTGCGCTGCTCATTGTCGTCAGCCTGATCTATTACATTTTGGATGTCAATATGTTTGGCTTGGGCTTCATATTCCTGAACCTGTTCATCATGCTCGCTGTCGTGATCGTTGTCATGCTCCTGGGAGCAAAATCCTTCCGCGACAAGTACCTTGGGGGAAAGATCGATTTCAAACAGTGTTTTTTCATCGGATTGATCATTGGACTGGTAGGTTTTATCATTTCCGTTTTGTATAACTTTATTTTCATGTCGTATATCGAACCTGGGATGATGGAAGAGAGCGTCAACCAATTCATCGAAAAGTGGGGTGACAAGATGACGGAGGAGCAACTGGACGATGCCATCAATAAGATGCAGAGCCGGCTGACCCCGGCATCCCAGATCCGTAGCGGCGCGACCAGCGGCATCATCATGTCGGTGCTGTTCTCCCTGATCGTATCCTTGTTTGTGAAAAAAGACACAGCAGCCAGCGATTTAACCTGA
- a CDS encoding L-threonylcarbamoyladenylate synthase, with protein sequence MLLHIHPENPSARQIKMVVDCLNDAGVVIFPTDTVYGLGCDIYQSKAIERVARIKGIKKEKANFSFICHDLSNLADYARPLNNSVYKLMKATLPGPFTFILNANSNVPKIFQSKKKTVGIRVPDNKIPVEIVKELGHPILSTSVYDEDEILEYTTDPELIHEKFKDLVDIVIDGGYGDNQPSTILDCTGEEVWVIREGKGKI encoded by the coding sequence ATGTTACTGCATATTCATCCTGAAAATCCGAGTGCCAGGCAAATTAAAATGGTGGTGGACTGCCTGAATGACGCTGGAGTGGTCATTTTTCCCACCGATACGGTCTATGGCCTTGGCTGTGACATTTACCAAAGCAAGGCTATCGAACGAGTTGCACGGATAAAGGGGATCAAAAAAGAAAAGGCCAACTTCTCGTTCATCTGCCACGATCTCAGTAACCTGGCTGATTATGCCAGGCCATTGAACAATTCCGTATATAAGTTGATGAAGGCAACCCTGCCCGGTCCCTTTACGTTCATTCTCAATGCCAACAGCAATGTCCCGAAGATTTTTCAAAGTAAGAAAAAGACGGTTGGCATCAGGGTACCCGACAACAAGATCCCGGTTGAGATTGTAAAGGAGCTCGGCCATCCGATCTTATCCACCTCTGTGTATGATGAAGACGAAATCCTTGAATATACAACCGATCCCGAGCTGATCCATGAAAAATTCAAGGATCTTGTCGATATCGTGATTGATGGTGGCTACGGCGACAATCAGCCATCGACCATCCTTGACTGTACGGGTGAGGAGGTTTGGGTGATCAGGGAAGGAAAGGGGAAAATTTAA